A region of uncultured Carboxylicivirga sp. DNA encodes the following proteins:
- the tatC gene encoding twin-arginine translocase subunit TatC produces the protein MSNNSSGEMSFLDHLEVLRWHLVRAFAGVFIFAVLAFIFKGFVFDTVILAPSDPDFFTNRLLCWLASELNMPVLCINQEPLSFQNIKMSGQFTTHIWVSFVAGIVVAFPYVFWEFWRFIKPALYSKEVKHSRGAIFFTSILFTVGILFAYYIICPLSVHFLGTYQVSEKVENIVNLGSYIGTITSIVLAGGIIFELPIFIYFLAKVGIVSSEFLRKYRKHSIVLALILAAVITPPDVISQLLVCIPLIILYESGIVIARKIEAKRAKQMANN, from the coding sequence ATGAGTAATAATTCTTCCGGAGAGATGTCGTTTCTGGATCATTTGGAGGTGCTTCGTTGGCACTTGGTCAGGGCATTTGCAGGTGTTTTCATTTTCGCTGTGCTGGCCTTTATCTTTAAAGGCTTTGTATTTGACACAGTTATTTTGGCTCCATCCGATCCCGATTTCTTTACCAATCGATTGCTGTGTTGGTTAGCTTCAGAATTGAATATGCCCGTATTGTGCATCAATCAAGAGCCATTAAGCTTTCAGAACATTAAAATGTCTGGGCAGTTTACAACTCACATTTGGGTTTCTTTTGTTGCCGGTATCGTGGTTGCCTTTCCTTATGTATTTTGGGAATTCTGGCGTTTTATTAAACCCGCATTGTATTCAAAAGAAGTGAAGCATTCAAGAGGAGCCATTTTCTTTACTTCAATCCTATTCACTGTAGGAATCTTATTCGCTTACTATATAATATGTCCTTTATCGGTTCATTTTCTGGGAACCTACCAGGTAAGTGAGAAAGTTGAAAACATTGTTAATCTGGGTTCATATATTGGTACCATTACCTCAATAGTTTTGGCCGGAGGTATTATTTTTGAATTACCCATCTTCATTTATTTCCTTGCCAAGGTAGGAATTGTAAGCTCTGAGTTTTTACGAAAATACAGGAAACACTCTATTGTGCTGGCGTTGATTTTAGCAGCCGTGATAACTCCACCGGATGTGATCAGTCAATTGTTAGTATGTATTCCTTTGATTATATTGTACGAGTCAGGGATAGTGATTGCCCGAAAAATTGAAGCGAAGCGAGCAAAACAAATGGCAAATAATTAA
- the lptB gene encoding LPS export ABC transporter ATP-binding protein has product MEEKLKLHTNNLIKKYKNRTVVKGVSVSLEQGEIVGLLGPNGAGKTTTFYMTVGLIKPNSGKIYLNDEEITNDAVFRRAQKGIGYLAQEASVFRKLSVEDNIRSVLEMTNYSKQYQKERMEELLEEFSLTHIRKSLGIQLSGGERRRTEIARALAINPKFILLDEPFAGVDPIAVRDIQEIVAKLKFKNIGILITDHNVHETLAICDRAYLLFEGKILKAGTAEDLALDEDVKRLYLGDDFELKRRDFAK; this is encoded by the coding sequence ATGGAAGAGAAATTAAAACTTCATACCAATAACCTCATTAAGAAATATAAGAACCGAACTGTTGTAAAAGGAGTTTCGGTTAGTTTAGAACAAGGTGAAATTGTAGGATTACTTGGCCCGAATGGTGCTGGAAAAACTACTACCTTTTATATGACTGTAGGTCTCATTAAACCCAATAGTGGAAAGATCTACCTCAATGATGAAGAAATAACAAACGATGCTGTTTTCAGAAGAGCTCAAAAAGGGATTGGCTATCTGGCACAGGAAGCCAGCGTATTTCGTAAACTTAGTGTTGAGGATAATATCAGATCGGTATTGGAAATGACCAACTACAGTAAGCAATATCAGAAAGAACGCATGGAAGAATTGCTTGAAGAATTCTCATTAACCCACATTAGAAAAAGTCTGGGTATTCAGTTATCAGGAGGAGAGCGCCGGAGAACTGAGATTGCCCGTGCACTGGCCATCAACCCCAAATTTATTTTGCTCGATGAACCTTTTGCGGGTGTCGATCCTATTGCAGTTAGAGATATTCAGGAAATTGTAGCAAAACTTAAATTTAAAAACATCGGAATCCTGATCACAGACCATAATGTTCACGAAACTTTAGCCATTTGCGACAGAGCCTATTTATTATTTGAAGGTAAAATTTTGAAAGCCGGTACAGCGGAAGACCTTGCTTTAGACGAAGATGTGAAACGCCTTTACCTTGGCGATGACTTTGAGCTGAAGCGTCGAGATTTTGCCAAGTAG
- the tig gene encoding trigger factor: MNISKENIDALNAVIKLTVEKEDYAKKVDDVLKDYRKRVNMPGFRPGKVPAGVVKKMYGRAIIADEVNKLVSESIHQYIVENNLDLLGEPLPSESQELIDFDTADSFEFAFDVAIAPEVEVKLTKREKLPLYSIEITDEMLATQVDSIAGRFGTTEKVDEVTEKSMVKGSFAELNENGEVVEEGITKENAVISLQIIKDDAEKAKLVGAKAGDVITFNPKKAFPNETEITYMLGIEKEVAEALTSDFQFTITEVTEFKQPEMNQEMFDKAFGEGEVKSEEEFKEKVKSDFANMLAMETDYRFTIDAKDKLMSKVDVAFPEAFLKRWLLATNRENEQLDEQTLENEMPRFLEDLKWQLIRNTLIKENEIKIEEADVIDYAKKSARIQFMQYGLNNVPDEHLENYAKEMIQKEEQRRQMAEGAINDKVMEFIKEAVKIEEKEISREDFNKLFEK; the protein is encoded by the coding sequence ATGAACATTTCAAAGGAAAACATTGATGCATTAAACGCGGTTATTAAACTAACTGTTGAGAAAGAGGATTATGCAAAAAAGGTGGACGATGTCTTGAAAGATTATCGTAAGCGCGTGAATATGCCTGGTTTCCGTCCGGGTAAGGTACCTGCCGGAGTAGTAAAAAAAATGTATGGCAGAGCAATCATTGCTGATGAAGTTAATAAATTAGTTTCTGAAAGCATTCACCAATACATTGTTGAAAACAACTTGGATTTGTTGGGTGAACCACTTCCATCTGAATCACAAGAATTAATTGACTTTGATACTGCTGATAGCTTCGAGTTTGCATTTGATGTAGCCATTGCTCCAGAGGTGGAAGTGAAATTAACTAAGCGTGAGAAATTACCACTATATAGCATTGAGATAACTGACGAGATGCTTGCCACACAAGTTGATTCTATCGCAGGTCGTTTCGGCACAACTGAAAAAGTTGATGAAGTAACAGAGAAATCAATGGTGAAAGGTAGTTTTGCTGAGTTGAACGAAAACGGTGAAGTAGTTGAAGAAGGTATAACAAAAGAAAATGCTGTTATCTCTCTACAAATCATCAAAGACGATGCAGAAAAAGCAAAATTAGTTGGTGCTAAAGCAGGTGATGTTATCACTTTCAATCCTAAAAAAGCTTTCCCTAACGAAACAGAAATAACTTACATGTTAGGAATCGAAAAAGAAGTTGCTGAAGCTTTGACAAGTGATTTTCAATTTACCATTACAGAAGTAACAGAGTTTAAACAACCTGAAATGAATCAGGAAATGTTTGACAAAGCTTTCGGTGAAGGTGAAGTAAAATCAGAAGAAGAATTTAAGGAGAAAGTTAAGAGCGACTTTGCAAATATGTTGGCTATGGAAACAGATTATCGTTTCACCATTGATGCCAAAGATAAATTAATGAGTAAAGTGGATGTTGCATTTCCTGAAGCATTCTTAAAAAGATGGTTGCTGGCAACAAACCGCGAAAACGAGCAGTTGGATGAGCAAACATTGGAGAATGAGATGCCTCGTTTCTTAGAAGACTTGAAATGGCAGTTAATTCGCAATACCTTAATTAAGGAAAACGAAATTAAAATTGAAGAAGCTGACGTAATTGATTATGCAAAGAAATCAGCACGTATTCAATTTATGCAATATGGTTTAAACAATGTGCCTGATGAGCACCTTGAGAACTATGCTAAAGAAATGATTCAGAAAGAAGAACAACGTCGTCAAATGGCTGAAGGAGCTATCAATGACAAGGTGATGGAGTTCATTAAAGAGGCTGTTAAAATCGAAGAGAAAGAAATCTCTAGAGAAGATTTTAATAAATTATTCGAAAAATAA
- the clpX gene encoding ATP-dependent Clp protease ATP-binding subunit ClpX, whose amino-acid sequence MDKCSFCGRERKDTNLLIAGVSGHICDNCIEQAHSILDEEFKKKNSFNVDEITLLKPLEIKKFLDQYVIGQDEAKKYLSVAVYNHYKRLMQKNTNDEVEIEKSNIILVGETGTGKTLLARTIARMLHVPFTIVDATVLTEAGYVGEDIESILTRLLQAADYNVEAAEKGIVFIDEIDKIARKSDNPSITRDVSGEGVQQGLLKLLEGSIVNVPPQGGRKHPEQKMIPVDTKNILFVCGGAFDGITRKIGQRLNTKVVGYTASKSNEKIDKDNLLQYIAPQDLKSFGLIPEIIGRLPVLTYLQPLNREILRRILTEPKNSIIKQYEKLFDIDKIKLVFTDEVLDYIVDKAVEFKLGARGLRSICETIMIDSMFNAPSGKDKELIISLDYAKKKIERANIARLKAS is encoded by the coding sequence ATGGATAAGTGTTCTTTTTGTGGTAGAGAAAGAAAAGATACAAACCTGTTAATTGCTGGAGTTTCAGGACATATTTGTGATAATTGTATCGAACAGGCACATTCAATTCTGGATGAAGAGTTCAAGAAGAAAAACTCATTTAACGTTGATGAGATAACACTTCTTAAACCGCTTGAAATCAAAAAATTTCTTGATCAATATGTGATCGGACAGGATGAGGCGAAGAAGTATCTTTCCGTTGCAGTATACAATCACTACAAGCGTTTGATGCAAAAAAACACCAATGATGAGGTAGAGATTGAAAAATCGAACATCATTTTGGTTGGTGAAACAGGAACAGGTAAGACATTACTTGCCCGCACCATCGCCCGTATGTTGCATGTACCGTTCACCATTGTTGATGCAACCGTACTTACCGAAGCTGGTTATGTTGGAGAAGATATTGAAAGTATCCTAACACGCTTGTTGCAGGCTGCCGATTACAATGTGGAAGCTGCAGAAAAAGGCATTGTATTTATCGATGAGATAGACAAAATTGCCCGTAAGAGCGATAACCCTTCCATTACTCGTGATGTTTCAGGCGAAGGAGTTCAGCAAGGCCTTTTAAAATTACTGGAAGGTTCAATTGTTAATGTTCCACCCCAAGGAGGTCGTAAGCATCCTGAACAGAAAATGATTCCGGTTGATACCAAAAATATTCTGTTTGTGTGTGGTGGTGCTTTTGATGGTATTACACGAAAAATAGGACAGCGTTTAAATACTAAAGTAGTTGGATATACAGCCAGCAAATCAAACGAGAAAATTGATAAGGATAACCTGTTGCAATATATTGCGCCACAGGATTTGAAGTCATTTGGTTTGATACCAGAGATTATTGGTCGTTTACCAGTATTGACCTATCTGCAACCTTTAAACCGTGAAATTCTGAGACGTATCCTTACCGAACCTAAAAATTCGATAATCAAACAGTACGAAAAGTTGTTTGATATTGATAAGATTAAGTTGGTATTTACGGATGAAGTGTTAGACTATATCGTTGATAAGGCAGTAGAATTTAAATTGGGTGCACGTGGATTACGTTCCATTTGCGAAACGATCATGATTGACTCAATGTTTAATGCACCTTCTGGTAAAGACAAAGAGCTAATCATTAGTCTCGACTATGCTAAAAAGAAAATAGAACGTGCTAACATTGCCCGACTTAAGGCAAGCTAA
- the recQ gene encoding DNA helicase RecQ: MAKQVDLNAQLKKHFGFDTFKGNQEDVINNVLKGNDTFVLMPTGGGKSLCYQLPALILPGTAIIISPLIALMKNQVDAMRNFSEDNGIAHFLNSSLTKTAINQVKEDILQGKTKLLYVAPESLTKEENIEFLKQIDISFYAVDEAHCISEWGHDFRPEYRRIRPIISEIGNSPVMALTATATPKVQNDIQKNLGMLDAMVFKSSFNRPNLYYEVRPKLHPSKEIIKILKNNIGKSAIIYCLSRKKVEELSETLVVNGIKALPYHAGMDASTRAKNQDMFLMEETDVIVATIAFGMGIDKPDVRIVMHYDIPKSLEGYYQETGRAGRDGGEGRCIAFYSYKDIQKLEKFMQGKPLAEQEIGKQLLLETVSYAESSICRRKTLLHYFGEKYHEENCETCDNCVNPKEEFEAKDSVVKVLNTIVEFKERFKSDHIINILIGNNNTAVKSYKQNEHPLFGSGDEFDDKHWNAVIRQSLVRGLIIKDIETYGLLHVSKKGHEFLKNPESIMMTKDHDFDTIEEETNTGGTAAVDNVLFSMLKDLRKKISKKLNLPPFVIFQDPSLEAMSTYYPVSIEELQNIPGVGTGKANRFGKDFVKLIADHVDENEIDRPMDMVVKSVANKSKMKISIIQSIDRQMPLDEIASSKGMEMDELIKELESIVYSGTRVNIDYYIDQVMDEDIRDDIFYYFKEEAETDEIDAALDELGEDTYSEENIRLVRIKFISEVGN; this comes from the coding sequence ATGGCAAAGCAGGTTGATCTAAATGCTCAGTTAAAAAAGCATTTTGGGTTTGATACCTTTAAAGGGAATCAAGAGGACGTCATTAACAATGTATTAAAGGGAAATGATACATTTGTTTTGATGCCAACAGGAGGAGGTAAATCCCTATGTTACCAACTTCCGGCACTCATTCTACCCGGAACAGCAATTATTATATCGCCATTGATTGCTTTGATGAAGAATCAGGTTGATGCAATGAGAAACTTCAGTGAAGATAATGGTATTGCACACTTTTTAAATTCGTCTCTAACCAAAACGGCTATTAATCAGGTTAAAGAAGATATTCTCCAGGGTAAAACCAAGTTGTTATATGTAGCTCCTGAATCACTGACAAAAGAAGAAAATATTGAGTTTCTGAAGCAGATTGATATTTCGTTCTATGCAGTTGATGAAGCACATTGTATCTCTGAATGGGGGCATGATTTCCGACCCGAATATCGCCGTATTCGTCCAATTATTAGCGAAATAGGTAATTCGCCGGTAATGGCTCTGACTGCTACTGCTACGCCTAAGGTGCAGAACGATATTCAGAAAAACCTGGGGATGCTTGATGCGATGGTGTTCAAATCATCCTTTAACAGGCCGAATTTGTATTATGAGGTGAGACCTAAATTACATCCTTCAAAAGAAATTATTAAAATCCTGAAGAATAATATTGGCAAGTCGGCTATCATTTATTGTTTAAGCAGGAAGAAGGTGGAAGAACTGTCTGAGACGTTAGTCGTTAATGGGATTAAGGCGCTTCCTTATCATGCCGGAATGGATGCTTCTACCAGGGCTAAGAATCAGGATATGTTTCTGATGGAGGAAACAGATGTAATTGTTGCGACTATTGCCTTTGGAATGGGAATTGACAAGCCTGATGTGCGGATTGTGATGCATTATGATATCCCTAAAAGTCTGGAAGGTTATTACCAGGAAACGGGTCGCGCCGGTCGTGATGGTGGCGAAGGAAGATGTATTGCATTCTACAGTTATAAGGATATTCAGAAGCTTGAGAAATTTATGCAGGGTAAACCACTGGCAGAGCAGGAAATTGGGAAACAGTTGTTGCTCGAAACAGTTTCCTATGCCGAATCGTCTATCTGTCGACGTAAAACTCTTCTTCATTATTTTGGAGAGAAGTATCACGAAGAAAACTGTGAGACCTGTGATAACTGTGTAAATCCTAAAGAAGAATTTGAAGCTAAAGACAGTGTAGTAAAAGTTCTGAATACCATTGTTGAATTTAAAGAGCGCTTTAAATCAGATCATATTATTAATATACTGATTGGAAATAATAATACAGCCGTAAAATCATACAAACAGAATGAACATCCTTTGTTTGGTTCCGGAGATGAATTTGACGACAAACATTGGAATGCTGTTATCCGACAATCGTTGGTGCGTGGCCTTATTATAAAGGATATTGAGACTTACGGACTTTTGCATGTGAGCAAAAAGGGTCATGAGTTTTTAAAAAATCCGGAATCTATCATGATGACTAAAGATCATGATTTTGATACCATTGAAGAGGAAACCAATACAGGTGGTACGGCTGCAGTTGATAATGTGTTGTTTTCAATGCTGAAGGATTTGAGAAAAAAGATATCGAAGAAACTGAATCTTCCTCCTTTTGTCATCTTCCAGGATCCTTCTTTGGAAGCGATGTCAACGTATTATCCGGTGAGTATTGAAGAATTGCAGAATATTCCGGGTGTAGGAACCGGCAAGGCTAATCGATTTGGTAAAGACTTTGTCAAACTGATTGCCGACCATGTTGATGAAAACGAGATAGATCGTCCAATGGATATGGTGGTAAAATCGGTTGCTAACAAATCGAAAATGAAGATTAGCATTATTCAAAGTATAGACCGCCAAATGCCACTTGATGAAATTGCCTCGTCAAAGGGTATGGAGATGGATGAATTAATTAAGGAATTAGAATCAATTGTTTATTCAGGAACCCGTGTCAATATCGATTACTACATTGATCAGGTAATGGACGAAGACATTAGAGATGACATATTTTACTACTTTAAAGAAGAAGCTGAAACAGATGAAATAGATGCGGCTCTTGATGAATTGGGTGAAGACACTTATTCGGAAGAGAATATTCGATTAGTACGAATAAAATTTATTTCTGAAGTTGGAAATTAA
- a CDS encoding basic secretory protein-like protein yields MKRLLIISSMLLVFMINGYAQYFGQNKPTYKELNYQLFKTPHFELYHYFKNPELVKDLGEMAEKWYYYHQQVLIDTFYTRNPIILYSNHADFQQTTAIGSRIDVGTGGVTEGMKNRVVLPVTYSHHQTDHVMGHELVHAFQYHMLEVDPEISLMSIGNIPLWMVEGMAEYLSIGSVNSQTNLWMRDALINNHFPSLKEMTYDYRYSPYRFGHSFWAFISYKYGEQYVPRLFKATAREGYEKAIGDVLMISTDSLSVLWKKTIKDHLLDASIDSTFTIIGERILSKKNSGRYNLNPAVSPDGKHIVFLSERDLYAIDLFLANANTGDVESRLYTATSHDEIDALNYLETSGCWSPDSRYFAFIAFAKGKATCMIFDTKKKQIINEISFEQVDDINWPTWSPDGDEIAFAGLKEAQSDIYIYHLKSKELRNLTNNRFACMQPSWSKSGQHIYYSTDEPSEKHLPNSRGFFNIAYTDKEWKHKVFNTFEGAKNLNPVELGSHDEVLFLSDFDGRRNLYLLNTSNNQIFRITEYPTGIIGMTEYSPALAVSGQCLYYTMLWDGEFSIYKTNTKFINRNKKEVHDRQMNLAASRLVPFSPIPSQVETNLYFNRQPYTLSVDSFFNDQIKRKFKLDYLGNIQGGVMAGRFGAGMAGSMEALFSDILGQNMLYTALSINGEVYDFGGQVAYINQQKRIKVGTSLSHIPYRYGSFTYDIIENEDGTTGKSLSYLFRRTFEDKASVFTFIPINKTRRFELGASYALYHYRIEKFKNLSSYNQFYASEKEKMPAPSGFGTAILDFAFVIDNTKMGLASPVEGKRLRIQAEHYLHHMKMQTLLVDYRKYFFVKPYSLAFRIYHYGRYGNDSDSDRMTELFLGSPWYVRGYDTGEFYGNETEDGNTISLNQLIGTRLLVSNIEWRVPFTGPRELAMISSGILFSELALFIDAGVCWNQESHPVLSLTTHSASERIPVFSSGLAYRINLFGAMVIEPYYAFPYHQGEFKPGQFGLNILAGW; encoded by the coding sequence ATGAAAAGATTGCTTATAATATCATCCATGCTTTTGGTATTCATGATAAATGGATATGCACAATATTTTGGTCAGAATAAGCCTACCTATAAAGAATTAAACTACCAACTCTTTAAAACACCTCACTTTGAATTATACCATTACTTCAAAAATCCTGAATTAGTTAAGGATTTAGGTGAAATGGCAGAAAAATGGTATTACTATCATCAGCAGGTTTTAATCGATACTTTTTATACTCGAAACCCAATTATCCTGTATTCGAATCATGCCGATTTTCAGCAAACCACCGCAATTGGCAGTCGAATTGATGTTGGTACCGGAGGTGTTACCGAAGGAATGAAAAATCGTGTTGTTTTACCTGTTACCTATAGCCATCATCAGACAGATCACGTGATGGGACATGAATTGGTACATGCTTTTCAGTATCACATGCTGGAAGTTGACCCGGAAATAAGTCTGATGTCAATTGGCAATATCCCATTATGGATGGTGGAAGGAATGGCTGAATACCTCTCAATCGGCAGTGTCAACAGCCAAACTAACTTATGGATGCGTGATGCCTTGATTAATAATCATTTCCCTTCTTTAAAGGAAATGACCTACGATTATCGGTACTCGCCATACCGCTTTGGTCATTCATTCTGGGCATTTATTTCTTATAAATACGGAGAACAATATGTACCCCGATTATTCAAAGCTACTGCCCGGGAAGGCTACGAAAAAGCAATAGGTGATGTTTTAATGATTTCAACTGATTCGTTATCGGTGTTGTGGAAAAAAACAATAAAGGATCATTTATTGGATGCTTCAATCGATTCAACCTTTACCATTATAGGAGAACGAATATTATCGAAAAAAAACAGCGGACGTTATAATCTGAATCCTGCAGTGAGTCCTGATGGAAAACACATCGTGTTTTTGTCAGAGAGAGATCTGTATGCCATCGATTTATTTTTGGCCAATGCAAATACCGGCGACGTTGAGTCGCGCTTATATACAGCCACCAGCCACGATGAAATTGATGCGCTTAATTATCTCGAAACATCAGGATGCTGGTCACCCGACAGTCGGTATTTTGCTTTTATTGCTTTTGCAAAAGGGAAAGCAACCTGTATGATTTTTGATACGAAAAAAAAGCAAATTATCAATGAAATTAGTTTCGAACAGGTAGATGATATCAATTGGCCAACATGGTCACCCGATGGTGATGAGATTGCCTTTGCTGGTCTGAAAGAGGCTCAATCGGACATATACATCTATCATCTTAAATCGAAAGAATTACGCAATTTGACTAATAACAGATTTGCCTGCATGCAACCATCTTGGTCGAAGAGCGGACAACATATTTATTATAGTACAGATGAGCCTTCGGAAAAACATTTACCTAATTCAAGAGGTTTTTTTAATATTGCCTACACAGATAAAGAATGGAAGCATAAGGTTTTTAACACTTTTGAAGGAGCAAAAAACCTGAATCCTGTTGAGTTAGGTTCGCACGATGAAGTCTTATTTTTATCCGATTTTGACGGTCGACGAAATCTGTACCTTCTGAATACATCAAATAATCAAATATTCAGAATTACCGAATATCCAACAGGTATCATTGGTATGACAGAATACTCTCCTGCCCTTGCAGTATCAGGACAATGTTTATATTATACCATGCTGTGGGACGGTGAGTTTTCGATTTATAAAACCAACACAAAATTTATCAACCGAAATAAAAAAGAGGTTCACGACAGACAGATGAATCTTGCCGCATCACGCCTGGTCCCTTTCTCTCCTATCCCATCGCAGGTGGAAACCAACTTATATTTTAATCGCCAACCCTATACCCTCTCTGTTGATAGCTTCTTTAATGATCAGATAAAAAGAAAATTTAAACTCGATTACCTGGGAAATATCCAGGGAGGAGTTATGGCAGGCAGGTTTGGCGCTGGTATGGCAGGTAGTATGGAAGCACTATTTAGTGACATTCTGGGACAGAACATGCTTTATACAGCGCTAAGTATTAATGGTGAGGTATATGATTTTGGTGGACAGGTAGCCTATATCAACCAGCAAAAAAGGATAAAGGTTGGAACCAGTTTATCACACATTCCATACCGATATGGCAGTTTTACTTACGATATTATTGAAAACGAAGACGGAACTACCGGTAAAAGTCTGAGTTACCTTTTCAGACGAACTTTTGAAGACAAAGCATCTGTTTTCACCTTTATTCCCATCAATAAAACACGACGGTTTGAGTTAGGAGCTTCTTATGCTCTCTATCATTATCGAATAGAGAAATTCAAAAACCTGAGTTCATACAATCAGTTTTATGCTTCTGAGAAGGAAAAAATGCCAGCCCCATCAGGATTTGGAACTGCTATCCTCGATTTTGCTTTTGTAATTGACAATACAAAAATGGGCTTAGCTTCACCGGTTGAAGGAAAGCGGTTACGAATACAGGCAGAACATTATTTGCATCATATGAAGATGCAAACCTTATTAGTTGATTATAGAAAATATTTCTTTGTTAAGCCTTACAGTCTGGCTTTCAGAATATACCACTACGGGAGATACGGAAACGATTCTGACAGCGATCGGATGACTGAATTATTTTTGGGTTCACCCTGGTATGTGAGAGGTTATGATACCGGCGAGTTCTATGGCAACGAAACAGAAGATGGAAACACCATCAGTTTAAACCAACTTATTGGTACCCGACTGCTTGTATCTAATATTGAGTGGCGTGTTCCTTTTACCGGACCACGAGAACTGGCTATGATCTCTTCCGGCATATTATTTAGCGAGCTGGCATTATTTATTGATGCTGGTGTATGTTGGAACCAGGAAAGTCACCCGGTTTTAAGCTTAACTACTCATTCTGCCAGTGAAAGAATCCCTGTTTTTAGCAGTGGTCTGGCATATCGGATAAATCTTTTCGGAGCAATGGTTATCGAACCTTATTACGCCTTTCCTTACCATCAGGGAGAGTTCAAGCCAGGCCAGTTTGGGCTGAATATTCTGGCCGGATGGTAA
- the clpP gene encoding ATP-dependent Clp endopeptidase proteolytic subunit ClpP, translated as MIDPKDFKKYATKHLGINSLVLDQYTSITNSYISPTIIEERQLNVASMDVFSRLMMDRIIFLGLPIDDYVANVIQAQLLYLESADPSKDISIYFNTPGGSVHAGLGIYDTMQYISSDVATICTGMAASMGAVLLTAGTKGKRSALKHSRVMIHQPMGGAQGQASDIEITAREILKLKKELYTIIADHSGNTYKKVEKDSDRDYWMTAEEAKEYGMIDEVLVRNPK; from the coding sequence ATGATTGATCCAAAAGATTTTAAAAAATACGCTACAAAGCATTTAGGTATAAACAGCCTGGTTCTTGACCAATATACTTCAATTACAAATAGTTATATTTCACCAACTATTATTGAAGAGCGTCAGTTAAATGTGGCCAGCATGGACGTTTTCTCACGTTTGATGATGGACCGCATTATTTTTCTTGGCTTGCCAATTGATGATTATGTGGCCAATGTTATTCAGGCACAGTTACTTTATTTAGAGTCAGCTGATCCTTCAAAGGACATCTCTATCTATTTTAACACTCCTGGAGGTTCGGTACATGCCGGTTTGGGTATATACGATACCATGCAATATATCTCATCAGATGTAGCTACTATCTGTACAGGTATGGCAGCATCAATGGGAGCTGTTTTGTTAACAGCAGGAACCAAGGGGAAACGCTCTGCACTGAAGCATTCACGTGTAATGATTCATCAGCCAATGGGAGGAGCGCAAGGACAGGCTTCAGACATTGAAATTACTGCAAGGGAAATTTTAAAGCTGAAGAAAGAATTGTACACTATTATTGCCGATCACTCGGGTAATACCTACAAAAAGGTTGAAAAAGATTCTGACCGTGATTATTGGATGACAGCTGAGGAAGCGAAAGAATACGGAATGATTGATGAAGTATTGGTTCGTAATCCTAAGTAA